In a single window of the Littorina saxatilis isolate snail1 linkage group LG3, US_GU_Lsax_2.0, whole genome shotgun sequence genome:
- the LOC138961511 gene encoding zinc finger protein 431-like yields MKRKRPSTVVVKIEYEIVEEPSAASDGMDRMPSTDVKTEPFPALTETSNSAAEVKTEAFPALTETSNSAAEVKTEPFPALTETSSSAAEVKTEPFPALTETSNSAAEVKTEPFPALTETSNSAAEVKTEAFPALTETSNSAAEVKTEPFPALTETSNSAAEVKTEAFPALTQTSNSAAEVKTEAFPALTETSNSAAEVKTEPFPALTETSNSAPEVKTEPFPALIETGNSAAEVKTEAFPASTEMSNSAAEVKTEAFPALTETSSSDAEDSTATILCECGGVKDAFSPVPTGCDCQVQVKQEPVDLAQNVVSMEHSDLKSTDTKSVEVETCSATAGTSVVSSHKTKRSLDKETSHNTKDKGTVLRTPISRRSRALVKEGSNDLDGSTRGAKFACKKSHMLTHTGEKPHVCPKCSAKFAQNDNLKIHMLAHTGEKPHACPQCTAKFAKKHNLNNHMLTHTGEKPHVCPECTAKFAQKRSLKIHMLRHTGEKPHSCPQCTAKFALKVSLKKHMLTHTGEKPHACPQCTAKFAKKHNLNNHMLTHTGEKPHVCPECTVKFAQKRSLKIHMLRHTGEKPHSCPQCTAKFAHKGSLKSHMLQHTGEKPHACPQCTATFATKQHLNDHMLTHTGEKPHVCPQCAAKFAYKASLKKHMLTHTGEKPHLCPHCAATFTQKGNLKTHMLIHTGEKPHACQQCTTKFAQKVGLKKHMLTHTGEKPHSCPRCSAKFAHKESLKSHMLRHTGEKPHVCPECTAKFAQKGRLKIHMLRHTGEKPHSCPRCSAKFAHKVSLKMHMLTHTGEKP; encoded by the coding sequence CTGACGTCAAGACAGAGCCATTCCCAGCTTTGACTGAGACGAGCAATTCAGCAGCTGAAGTCAAGACAGAGGCATTCCCAGCTTTGACTGAGACGAGCAATTCAGCAGCTGAAGTCAAGACAGAGCCATTCCCAGCTTTGACTGAGACGAGCAGTTCAGCAGCTGAAGTCAAGACAGAGCCATTCCCAGCTTTGACTGAGACGAGCAATTCAGCAGCTGAAGTCAAGACAGAGCCATTCCCAGCTTTGACTGAGACGAGCAATTCAGCAGCTGAAGTCAAGACAGAGGCATTCCCAGCTTTGACTGAGACGAGCAATTCAGCAGCTGAAGTCAAGACAGAGCCATTCCCAGCTTTGACTGAGACGAGCAATTCAGCAGCTGAAGTCAAGACAGAGGCATTCCCAGCTTTGACTCAGACGAGCAATTCAGCAGCTGAAGTCAAGACAGAGGCATTCCCAGCTTTGACTGAGACGAGCAATTCAGCAGCTGAAGTCAAGACAGAGCCATTCCCAGCTTTGACTGAGACGAGCAATTCAGCACCTGAAGTCAAGACAGAGCCATTCCCAGCTTTGATCGAAACGGGCAATTCAGCAGCTGAAGTCAAGACAGAGGCATTCCCAGCTTCGACCGAGATGAGCAATTCAGCAGCTGAAGTCAAGACAGAGGCATTCCCAGCTTTGACTGAGACGAGCAGTTCAGATGCTGAAGACAGCACTGCTACaattttgtgtgagtgtggcgGTGTGAAAGATGCATTCTCTCCTGTGCCTACAGGCTGTGATTGTCAAGTGCAAGTCAAACAAGAGCCAGTAGACTTAGCACAAAACGTCGTGAGTATGGAACACAGTGACTTGAAATCCACTGACACTAAATCAGTTGAGGTGGAAACATGTTCAGCTACTGCAGGTACATCTGTGGTCTCTTCACATAAGACAAAGAGATCACTGGACAAAGAGACAAGCCACAATACCAAGGACAAAGGAACAGTGCTCAGAACACCCATCAGTAGGAGAAGTAGAGCTTTAGTGAAAGAAGGAAGTAACGATTTAGATGGGTCTACGCGTGGAGCAAAATTTGCTTGCAAAAAGagccacatgttgacacatacaggagaaaagcctcaTGTCTGCCCAAAATGTTCAGCAAAATTTGCTCAAAACGATAATTTGAAAATCCACATGTTagcacatacaggagaaaagccacatgcctgcccTCAGTGTACAGCAAAATTtgccaaaaaacataatttaaacaaccacatgttaacacatacaggagaaaagccacatgtctGCCCTGAGTGTACAGCAAAATTTGCTCAGAAACGGAGTTTAAAGATCCACATGTTAAGGCATactggagaaaagccacattCCTGCCCACAATGTACAGCCAAATTTGCTCTAAAAGTGAGTTTAAAGAAgcatatgttaacacatacaggagaaaagccacatgcctgcccTCAGTGTACAGCAAAATTtgccaaaaaacataatttaaacaaccacatgttaacacatacaggagaaaagccacatgtctGCCCTGAGTGTACAGTAAAATTTGCTCAGAAACGGAGTTTAAAGATCCACATGTTAAGGCATactggagaaaagccacattCCTGCCCACAATGTACAGCCAAATTTGCTCACAAAGGGAGTTTAAAGAGCCACATGTTACAGCATactggagaaaagccacatgcctgcccACAGTGTACAGCAACATTTGCTACAAAACAACATTTAAACGACCACATGTTAACGCATACAGGAGAGAAGCCACATGTCTGCCCTCAGTGTGCAGCAAAATTTGCTTATAAAGCGAGTTTAAAGAAgcatatgttaacacatactggagaaaagccacatcTCTGCCCTCATTGTGCAGCAACATTTACCCAGAAAGGAAAtttaaagacccacatgttaATACATactggagaaaagccacatgcctgccaACAATGTACAACCAAATTTGCTCAAAAAGTGGGTTTAAAGAAGCATATGTTAACGCATACTGGAGAAAAGCCTCATTCCTGCCCACGATGTTCAGCAAAATTTGCTCACAAAGAGAGTTTAAAGAGCCACATGTTAcgacatacaggagaaaagccacatgtctGCCCTGAGTGTACAGCAAAATTTGCTCAGAAAGGGAGGTTAAAGATCCACATGTTAAGACATactggagaaaagccacattCCTGCCCACGA